A section of the Sphingomonas sp. LT1P40 genome encodes:
- a CDS encoding RsmB/NOP family class I SAM-dependent RNA methyltransferase — translation MSDRRPPADPPGVPARRAALRLLDAVLRRGLAIEQALDNAASSLSPPDRGLAHAIAAEVLRRLADLDALIDSATQRNLPDDAKARFALRIALVQVLRLGTPPHAAISTALPLVDGGPRKLVHGVFGSLMRKGVTLPDLPALPAPVHFRLAKNWGEDVAQAAAAAIAVPPPLDLSFHGDAPKIDGESLLPGHLRIPGNQAVPQLEGFAEGGWWVQDIAASLPARLLGKGNGRVLDLCAAPGGKTLQLAAAGWDVTAVDVSQSRLARLSENLTRTGLKVKIVTADLLKWAPDFRPDAVLLDAPCSATGIFRRHPDVLHRVSPRIIAEMAELQSQLFFRAAKWVRTGGTLVYATCSLEPEEGEHQLETFLAANTDFVTDPIRGDELPDDVTPHERGWLRTLPGMLADKGGLDGFFMVRLKRVAGDS, via the coding sequence TTGTCTGATCGTCGCCCTCCCGCCGACCCGCCCGGCGTGCCCGCCCGCCGTGCTGCGTTGCGCCTGCTCGATGCCGTGCTTCGGCGTGGTCTTGCGATCGAACAGGCGCTCGACAATGCCGCGTCCAGCCTGTCCCCGCCCGACCGGGGGCTGGCGCACGCCATCGCCGCCGAAGTTCTGCGCCGCCTCGCCGATCTCGACGCGCTGATCGACAGCGCGACTCAGCGCAACTTGCCCGACGATGCCAAGGCGCGCTTTGCGTTGCGTATCGCGCTGGTTCAGGTGCTTCGCCTCGGTACCCCGCCGCACGCCGCGATTTCGACCGCATTGCCGCTGGTCGATGGCGGCCCGCGCAAGCTGGTCCATGGCGTGTTCGGATCGCTGATGCGAAAGGGGGTGACGCTGCCCGACCTTCCGGCGCTGCCTGCGCCGGTCCATTTCCGCCTCGCCAAAAACTGGGGTGAGGATGTCGCACAGGCGGCCGCTGCCGCCATCGCGGTCCCGCCGCCGCTCGACCTCAGCTTTCACGGCGATGCGCCGAAGATCGACGGCGAAAGCCTCCTCCCCGGCCATCTGCGCATCCCGGGCAATCAGGCCGTGCCGCAACTCGAAGGGTTCGCGGAGGGCGGCTGGTGGGTGCAGGACATCGCCGCCTCGCTCCCCGCGCGGTTGTTGGGAAAGGGTAATGGGCGCGTCCTCGACCTGTGCGCCGCGCCGGGTGGCAAGACGCTGCAGCTCGCCGCCGCCGGCTGGGACGTCACCGCCGTCGATGTCTCGCAAAGTCGTCTGGCGCGACTTTCAGAAAACCTGACCCGCACTGGTTTGAAGGTGAAGATCGTCACCGCCGATCTGCTCAAATGGGCACCCGATTTCCGCCCCGACGCCGTCCTGCTCGACGCGCCGTGCAGCGCCACCGGCATCTTCCGCCGTCATCCCGACGTGCTTCACCGCGTCAGTCCGCGCATCATCGCCGAAATGGCCGAGCTTCAGTCGCAGCTCTTTTTCCGCGCCGCGAAGTGGGTCCGCACGGGTGGAACCTTGGTCTATGCGACTTGCTCGCTGGAGCCGGAGGAGGGCGAGCATCAGCTCGAAACCTTCCTCGCCGCCAACACCGATTTCGTGACCGATCCGATCCGTGGCGATGAACTGCCCGATGACGTCACGCCGCACGAACGTGGCTGGCTGCGCACGCTGCCGGGGATGCTGGCCGACAAGGGTGGCCTCGACGGCTTCTTCATGGTGCGGTTGAAGCGAGTTGCGGGCGATTCCTGA
- the htpX gene encoding zinc metalloprotease HtpX, which yields MNGFKTTMLLAALTALFMALGFTIGGRGGMMLALLVAVGMNLFTYWNADKIVLKMHNARQVDAESAPEFYTLVASLAQRASLPMPKVYVIDSPHPNAFATGRNPENAAVAATTGLLNMLNRDEIAGVMAHELAHVRNRDTLIMTMVATIAGAISMLANFGMFFRGGGGRGAILATILAVIVAPFAAMIVQMAISRTREYGADRGGAEISGNPRALASALAKLARGAAAIPNPVAERVPATAQLYIVPGLSRGGDSMFSTHPDTGNRIAALEAMAVEMGQSAPLDSFAANPSKPSRLSTTRPSALGVRPTPRRSSALDPNRRG from the coding sequence GTGAACGGTTTCAAGACGACGATGCTGCTGGCGGCGCTGACCGCGCTGTTCATGGCGCTCGGTTTCACCATCGGCGGTCGCGGGGGCATGATGCTCGCGCTGCTGGTCGCGGTGGGCATGAACCTCTTCACTTACTGGAACGCGGACAAGATCGTGCTGAAAATGCACAATGCCAGGCAGGTCGATGCCGAGTCCGCCCCGGAATTCTACACCCTCGTCGCCAGCCTCGCCCAGCGCGCCAGCCTGCCGATGCCCAAGGTTTACGTCATCGATTCCCCCCACCCCAACGCGTTCGCCACCGGGCGCAATCCTGAGAATGCGGCGGTCGCGGCCACGACCGGCCTGCTGAATATGCTGAACCGCGACGAGATTGCGGGCGTAATGGCGCACGAACTCGCCCATGTCCGTAATCGTGACACGCTTATCATGACGATGGTGGCGACGATCGCAGGTGCCATCTCGATGCTCGCCAATTTCGGGATGTTCTTTCGCGGCGGCGGGGGTCGCGGTGCGATACTGGCGACCATCCTTGCAGTGATCGTCGCGCCCTTCGCCGCGATGATCGTGCAGATGGCGATCAGCCGCACGCGCGAATATGGCGCGGATCGCGGCGGCGCGGAGATTTCGGGCAACCCCCGCGCGCTCGCGTCGGCGCTGGCCAAGCTGGCGCGCGGCGCGGCGGCGATCCCCAACCCGGTCGCCGAGCGTGTTCCGGCGACGGCGCAACTCTACATCGTCCCCGGCCTGTCGCGCGGCGGGGACAGCATGTTCTCGACCCATCCTGACACCGGCAACCGCATTGCCGCGCTGGAGGCGATGGCGGTCGAAATGGGCCAGTCCGCCCCGCTTGACAGTTTCGCCGCAAACCCATCGAAACCGTCAAGACTGTCAACGACCCGCCCCTCCGCCCTCGGCGTCCGCCCCACCCCGCGCCGCTCCAGCGCGCTCGATCCCAACCGGCGCGGCTGA
- a CDS encoding DUF1674 domain-containing protein → MGKRPDHVKPPAHLSPNTPVPKPEPITRPDADPLGNDPTRYGDWERKGIAVDF, encoded by the coding sequence ATGGGCAAGCGCCCCGACCATGTGAAACCGCCCGCGCACCTGTCACCGAACACGCCGGTGCCGAAGCCGGAACCGATAACGCGGCCGGATGCCGACCCGCTGGGCAACGACCCGACACGCTATGGCGACTGGGAACGCAAGGGGATAGCGGTCGATTTCTGA
- a CDS encoding AsmA family protein, which produces MTAKPLIIKIVIGVAAAILLLLLILAMFPWGAFKGNAERALAERVGAPVTIGSIERRGFFSFNPALDLRDIRIAQPAWAGKGELLRVERASLRLPVLPILIGRIDPDPISVENGRVTLIRNKDGRRNWDRGQGKRRNRGGGGLEELIVRNLTVDYRDAKRDRRAVVRVDSDATGFRAVGNGALGEEPVKIAFSGDPIARRTAWPFTASIMGPTTRIALKGTMAAPLDARNMRFDIDARGNDLLDIDRVIEAGLLGTQPVALRGTVERTGEVWKIEKLSGTIGQSRLSSATATVDKSGERPKIDGTLRLAVLEFNDLSNNRGLAIGAARKAQLGPRIVPGTRIDLKNVSDVDGVLRVRVDRLIGESAGPFRRAVGTLTLDNARLTVSPFEMGLVRGVLSGRVVIDQRGGKALPTLTMDLKLDGSTIGTLAGSDAIDAPLRGIVRLSGEGETVRAAVGRSTGTVALVSGQGRIPAKLASFLGLDVGRGVFADKQDVASLRCLIVRMDVARGTARMSPLVIDTSRSQSRVSGTINLATEGLSLSMMGSPKKDSILRLSEPVPIGGTIKAPSPRVPGKEKGVGTVLKMLGEAIAGDRPPLASDADCAGLAARAMR; this is translated from the coding sequence GTGACGGCTAAACCCCTGATTATCAAGATCGTGATCGGCGTTGCCGCCGCGATCCTATTGTTGTTGCTGATCCTGGCGATGTTCCCATGGGGCGCGTTCAAGGGCAACGCCGAGCGCGCGCTGGCGGAACGGGTCGGGGCGCCGGTGACGATCGGGTCGATCGAGCGGCGCGGCTTCTTTTCATTCAACCCCGCGCTGGACCTGCGCGACATTCGTATCGCGCAACCAGCGTGGGCCGGAAAAGGCGAGTTGCTACGGGTCGAGCGTGCCAGCCTGCGTCTGCCGGTGCTGCCGATTCTGATCGGGCGGATCGACCCGGATCCGATCTCGGTAGAGAATGGCCGGGTCACGCTGATCCGCAACAAGGACGGGCGCAGGAACTGGGATCGCGGACAGGGCAAGCGCCGTAATCGAGGCGGCGGCGGGCTAGAGGAACTGATCGTCCGCAACCTGACCGTGGATTACCGCGATGCCAAGCGCGACCGGCGCGCGGTGGTGCGGGTGGACTCGGACGCGACCGGGTTTCGCGCGGTCGGCAACGGTGCGCTGGGCGAGGAGCCGGTGAAGATCGCGTTCAGCGGCGATCCGATTGCGCGGCGGACGGCGTGGCCATTCACCGCTTCGATCATGGGGCCGACGACGCGGATCGCGCTGAAGGGCACGATGGCCGCACCGCTGGATGCGCGCAACATGCGCTTCGACATCGACGCGCGCGGCAACGATCTGCTCGATATCGACCGGGTGATCGAGGCCGGGCTGCTGGGGACGCAGCCGGTGGCGCTGCGCGGAACAGTCGAGCGCACGGGTGAGGTGTGGAAGATCGAGAAGCTGTCCGGCACCATCGGGCAGTCGCGGCTGTCGAGCGCGACGGCGACGGTGGACAAGAGCGGCGAGCGTCCGAAGATCGACGGTACATTGCGGCTGGCGGTGCTGGAGTTCAACGATCTGTCGAACAACCGCGGGCTTGCGATCGGTGCCGCCAGAAAAGCGCAGCTCGGCCCCCGCATCGTACCGGGGACGCGAATCGACCTGAAGAACGTGTCCGATGTCGATGGCGTGCTGCGCGTGCGGGTCGACCGGCTGATCGGCGAAAGCGCTGGACCGTTTCGTCGCGCCGTCGGCACGCTGACGCTCGACAATGCGCGACTGACGGTCTCGCCGTTCGAGATGGGACTGGTGCGCGGCGTGTTGAGCGGACGCGTGGTCATCGACCAGCGTGGCGGCAAGGCGCTGCCCACGCTGACGATGGATTTGAAGCTGGACGGATCGACGATCGGGACGCTGGCCGGGAGCGATGCGATCGACGCGCCATTGCGCGGGATCGTGCGGCTGAGCGGCGAAGGCGAAACGGTGCGCGCGGCGGTCGGGCGTTCGACCGGGACGGTGGCGCTGGTGTCGGGTCAGGGCCGGATCCCGGCGAAGCTGGCATCGTTCCTGGGGCTGGACGTCGGGCGCGGGGTGTTTGCGGATAAACAGGACGTGGCGTCGCTGCGCTGTCTGATCGTGCGAATGGATGTGGCGCGCGGCACGGCGCGGATGAGCCCGCTGGTGATCGACACATCGCGCTCGCAATCACGCGTGTCGGGCACGATCAATCTGGCGACCGAGGGACTTTCGCTCAGCATGATGGGATCGCCCAAGAAAGACAGCATCCTGCGGCTGAGCGAGCCGGTGCCGATCGGCGGCACGATCAAGGCGCCGTCGCCGCGCGTGCCGGGGAAGGAAAAGGGCGTCGGCACGGTATTGAAGATGCTGGGCGAGGCGATTGCGGGCGACCGGCCGCCGCTGGCGAGCGATGCAGATTGCGCCGGACTGGCGGCGCGGGCGATGCGTTAG
- a CDS encoding DUF1697 domain-containing protein: MRWAALLRGINLGKRQLKSAELKAVVEGLGHTDVKTLLASGNVVFTAQDTDAATLEAQIHEALQAQTGLKSEIFVRTPDNMAAIVAANPFPEEVKTRPSFVVVTFHRKPVAADRVDAAMAEDNGPERAQAIGRELYIDFPQGQARSILHAPLGKATRDPIVTARNWNTVLKIRDAL; the protein is encoded by the coding sequence GTGAGATGGGCGGCGCTGCTGCGCGGCATCAACCTCGGCAAACGCCAGCTCAAATCGGCGGAACTAAAAGCAGTGGTCGAGGGCTTGGGCCACACCGACGTTAAGACCCTGCTCGCCTCCGGCAACGTCGTCTTCACCGCGCAGGATACCGATGCCGCCACGCTGGAAGCGCAAATCCACGAAGCGTTGCAAGCACAAACCGGCCTCAAATCCGAAATCTTCGTCCGCACGCCCGATAATATGGCCGCGATCGTCGCCGCGAACCCCTTTCCGGAGGAGGTGAAAACCCGCCCCAGCTTTGTCGTCGTCACCTTCCACCGGAAACCCGTCGCCGCGGACAGGGTCGATGCTGCCATGGCCGAGGATAATGGCCCTGAGCGCGCGCAGGCGATCGGCCGCGAACTCTATATCGACTTCCCCCAGGGCCAAGCCCGCTCGATCCTCCACGCGCCGCTGGGAAAGGCGACGCGCGACCCGATCGTCACCGCCCGCAACTGGAACACGGTCCTCAAAATCCGCGACGCGCTCTAA
- a CDS encoding NAD(P)H-dependent glycerol-3-phosphate dehydrogenase: MRIGVLGGGAWGTALGQVAARNDQPVTLWAREIDVVTSINESHENSSFLSGVPLSPSIRATGDLADLAGSDALLVVVPAQFLRSVLSQLQAGNRPLVLCAKGIEAGTQKLVAEIARELHPNAPVAVLSGPTFAHEVAAGLPTAVTLACEDDDLRDQLAERIAGPAFRTYASSDVTGAEIGGAVKNVLAIACGVVEGAGLGLNARAALIARGFAEMTRFGVARGGRPETLAGLSGLGDLVLTCSSTNSRNFSLGVGLGQGKAAADLLADRRTVAEGAATAPVLREAAIAAGVDMPVTEAVCALLEGAPVRDIVQSLLARPLREEAR, from the coding sequence ATGAGAATAGGAGTCCTTGGCGGCGGTGCATGGGGGACCGCACTGGGACAGGTCGCGGCGCGTAACGACCAGCCTGTCACCCTGTGGGCACGCGAGATCGACGTCGTGACGTCGATCAACGAATCGCATGAGAACAGCAGCTTCCTGTCCGGCGTCCCGCTGTCCCCCTCGATCCGCGCTACCGGCGACCTGGCCGATCTGGCCGGCAGCGACGCGCTGCTTGTCGTCGTTCCCGCGCAATTCCTGCGTTCGGTCCTGTCGCAACTTCAGGCGGGCAACCGACCGCTCGTGCTGTGCGCCAAGGGGATCGAGGCGGGCACGCAGAAACTCGTCGCCGAAATCGCCCGCGAACTCCACCCCAACGCCCCGGTCGCGGTACTGTCCGGCCCGACCTTCGCGCATGAGGTTGCCGCAGGGCTCCCTACCGCCGTCACGCTGGCGTGCGAGGATGACGATCTGCGCGATCAACTCGCCGAGCGCATCGCCGGTCCGGCTTTCCGCACCTATGCCTCGTCCGACGTCACCGGCGCGGAGATCGGCGGCGCGGTCAAGAACGTCCTCGCCATCGCGTGCGGCGTGGTCGAGGGGGCGGGACTGGGCCTCAACGCCCGCGCCGCGCTGATCGCGCGCGGGTTCGCCGAAATGACCCGTTTCGGCGTTGCACGCGGCGGACGGCCCGAAACGCTGGCGGGCCTGTCCGGCCTTGGCGACCTCGTCCTTACCTGCTCGTCGACCAATTCGCGCAACTTCTCGCTCGGCGTAGGTCTGGGGCAGGGCAAGGCCGCCGCCGATCTCCTCGCCGACCGCCGCACCGTGGCCGAAGGCGCTGCCACCGCCCCGGTGCTGCGCGAGGCGGCAATTGCCGCGGGGGTTGACATGCCCGTCACCGAAGCCGTCTGCGCCCTGCTCGAAGGCGCGCCCGTGCGCGACATCGTCCAGTCGCTGCTCGCGCGCCCGCTCCGGGAAGAAGCCCGGTGA
- the tsaD gene encoding tRNA (adenosine(37)-N6)-threonylcarbamoyltransferase complex transferase subunit TsaD, translating into MLILGLESSCDETAAAIVTGDRLVLAHRLARQDEAHRPFGGVVPEIAARAHVEALGPLVEGALADAGVTLAEVDAIAATAGPGLIGGVMVGLVTGKALAHAANKPLIGVNHLEGHALSPRLADPDLAFPYLLLLVSGGHCQLLLVQGVGSYRRLATTIDDAAGEAFDKTAKLLGLGFPGGPAVEQAARHGDPKSVPLPRPLVGSGEPHFSFAGLKSDVARKADKYPVADLAASFQQAVVDCLVDRTRIALAKAPQATALVVAGGVAANTAVRAALQQLAGSHDLPFIAPPLWLCTDNAAMIAWAGAERFALGLTDPLDMPARPRWPLDPDAEKVRGAGVKA; encoded by the coding sequence ATGCTGATCCTCGGCCTCGAATCCAGTTGTGACGAAACCGCCGCCGCCATCGTCACCGGCGATCGGCTAGTCCTCGCCCACCGCCTCGCGCGGCAGGACGAGGCGCATCGCCCGTTCGGCGGCGTCGTCCCCGAAATCGCGGCACGCGCGCATGTCGAGGCGTTGGGACCACTGGTCGAGGGCGCACTGGCGGACGCAGGCGTCACCCTTGCCGAAGTCGATGCCATCGCCGCCACTGCCGGTCCCGGCCTGATCGGTGGCGTCATGGTCGGCCTCGTCACCGGGAAAGCCTTGGCCCACGCCGCCAACAAGCCGCTGATCGGCGTCAACCATCTGGAGGGCCACGCGCTGTCCCCGCGTCTCGCCGATCCCGACCTCGCTTTCCCCTATCTCCTGCTGCTCGTCTCCGGCGGTCATTGCCAGCTGCTGCTGGTGCAGGGCGTGGGCAGTTACCGCCGCCTCGCCACCACCATCGACGATGCGGCGGGCGAAGCGTTCGACAAGACCGCGAAACTGCTTGGCCTCGGCTTCCCCGGCGGTCCCGCAGTCGAGCAGGCCGCGCGGCATGGCGACCCCAAATCTGTCCCGCTCCCGCGCCCGCTGGTCGGCTCGGGCGAACCGCATTTCTCCTTCGCCGGCCTCAAAAGCGACGTCGCGCGGAAAGCCGACAAATACCCTGTCGCCGATCTCGCCGCGTCATTTCAGCAGGCGGTGGTCGATTGCCTGGTCGATCGCACCCGCATCGCGCTGGCCAAGGCCCCGCAAGCCACCGCGCTCGTCGTCGCGGGCGGGGTCGCCGCCAACACTGCCGTCCGCGCCGCGCTCCAGCAGCTTGCCGGCAGCCATGACCTGCCCTTTATCGCGCCGCCGCTCTGGCTCTGCACCGATAATGCCGCCATGATCGCTTGGGCCGGGGCGGAGCGGTTCGCGCTTGGCCTCACCGATCCGCTCGATATGCCCGCGCGCCCGCGCTGGCCGCTTGATCCGGATGCGGAAAAGGTGCGCGGCGCAGGGGTAAAGGCATGA
- a CDS encoding SRPBCC family protein: protein MPALDILSADTIRMERILDAPPATVWRYLAEASLRQQWFAGGTDARAGAPVELVFDHDNLSADDVPYPEKYAKWKGGVGRETVVEYDPPHVLAISWDEGKEGTARFELFAEGADKTRLVLIHSGITGPGPMANFGGGWHSHLAVLQGLLAGEPVRDFWALHAESEAEVAEVLRG from the coding sequence ATGCCCGCACTCGATATCCTCAGCGCCGATACCATCCGCATGGAACGCATCCTCGACGCGCCGCCCGCAACCGTATGGCGCTACCTCGCCGAGGCAAGTTTGCGGCAGCAATGGTTCGCGGGCGGCACCGATGCGCGGGCTGGTGCACCGGTCGAGCTGGTGTTCGATCACGACAATCTCTCCGCCGACGACGTCCCCTACCCCGAGAAATACGCGAAGTGGAAAGGCGGGGTGGGCCGCGAGACGGTGGTCGAATATGATCCGCCGCACGTCCTCGCAATCAGCTGGGATGAGGGCAAGGAAGGCACTGCCCGCTTCGAGCTCTTCGCCGAAGGGGCGGACAAAACCCGCCTCGTTCTCATTCATAGCGGCATTACCGGTCCCGGTCCGATGGCCAATTTCGGCGGCGGCTGGCATTCTCACCTCGCCGTCCTGCAAGGACTGCTCGCGGGCGAACCGGTGCGCGATTTCTGGGCGTTGCATGCCGAATCGGAGGCCGAGGTTGCAGAGGTGCTGAGGGGATAA
- a CDS encoding VOC family protein yields MKATPFLMFQGGKAEAALDFYVEHIPGSRIDSLERFGPAGPGPEGSVLRGYATIAGQAVMVHDSFITHGFDFTPSWSFFLDCDDEAGFDRLFALLSDGGSVLMPPDNYGWSAKFGWVSDHFGISWQLNLD; encoded by the coding sequence ATGAAAGCCACTCCCTTCCTGATGTTTCAGGGCGGCAAGGCCGAGGCCGCGCTCGATTTCTATGTCGAACATATCCCCGGCAGCCGCATCGACTCACTTGAGCGCTTCGGCCCCGCTGGACCCGGCCCGGAAGGCTCGGTGCTGCGCGGCTATGCCACCATCGCGGGTCAAGCGGTGATGGTCCATGACAGCTTCATCACCCACGGCTTCGACTTCACGCCGTCCTGGTCCTTTTTCCTCGATTGCGACGACGAAGCCGGGTTCGACCGCCTGTTCGCGTTGCTGTCGGATGGCGGCAGCGTGCTGATGCCCCCCGACAATTACGGCTGGAGCGCAAAATTCGGCTGGGTCAGCGACCACTTCGGCATCTCCTGGCAACTCAATCTCGACTGA
- a CDS encoding ArsR/SmtB family transcription factor has product MVERLDATFHALADPTRRGMLASLKLGEKSIGDLAQPYAMSFAGASKHVQVLERAGLVTRRKVGRTQLCRLQAAPLAEAEAWLQQWAAFWTTRLDNLENLLRDAPTGDAT; this is encoded by the coding sequence ATGGTTGAACGACTCGACGCCACCTTTCATGCCCTCGCCGATCCCACGCGGCGCGGCATGCTCGCCTCGCTCAAGCTGGGCGAAAAAAGCATCGGCGACTTGGCGCAACCCTATGCGATGAGTTTCGCCGGGGCGTCCAAGCATGTGCAGGTGCTCGAACGCGCCGGCCTCGTCACCCGGCGGAAAGTCGGCCGCACCCAACTCTGTCGCCTCCAAGCCGCACCACTGGCCGAGGCAGAGGCATGGCTTCAGCAATGGGCGGCCTTCTGGACAACGCGCCTCGACAATCTTGAAAATCTGCTCCGCGACGCCCCCACAGGAGACGCAACATGA
- a CDS encoding MBL fold metallo-hydrolase: MNAPNPPLRAAIIPVTPLQQNSTLLWCTETMRGVFTDPGGDLDRLKAAAQQHGVTIEKLLITHGHIDHCGEAGILAKELGVPIEGPHEADRFWISRLEDDGRSYGVNGKPFEPDRWLVDGDTVTVGNLTLDVYHCPGHTPGHVIFHHPASNLAIVGDVIFQGSIGRTDFPMGNHQDLLDAITCKLWPLGGDTVFVPGHGQPSTFGQERKTNPFVADSVLAQH, encoded by the coding sequence ATGAACGCCCCCAACCCTCCGCTCCGCGCCGCGATCATTCCGGTCACCCCGCTGCAACAGAACTCGACCCTGTTGTGGTGCACCGAAACCATGCGCGGCGTGTTCACCGATCCCGGCGGCGACCTCGATCGCTTGAAGGCGGCGGCACAACAACATGGCGTCACGATCGAGAAATTGCTGATTACCCACGGGCATATCGACCATTGCGGTGAAGCCGGCATCCTCGCCAAGGAACTGGGCGTGCCGATCGAGGGGCCGCATGAGGCTGACCGTTTCTGGATCAGCCGGCTGGAGGACGATGGCCGCAGCTATGGCGTCAACGGCAAGCCGTTCGAGCCCGACCGCTGGCTGGTCGATGGCGACACGGTGACGGTCGGCAACCTCACGCTCGACGTCTATCACTGCCCCGGCCACACCCCCGGCCATGTCATATTCCACCACCCGGCGTCGAACCTCGCCATCGTCGGCGACGTGATCTTTCAGGGTTCGATCGGTCGCACCGATTTCCCGATGGGCAATCATCAGGACTTGCTCGATGCGATCACCTGCAAGCTGTGGCCGCTGGGCGGCGACACGGTCTTCGTCCCCGGCCATGGCCAGCCCAGCACCTTTGGGCAGGAGCGCAAGACCAATCCGTTCGTTGCGGATTCGGTGCTCGCTCAACATTAA